A genome region from Deltaproteobacteria bacterium CG11_big_fil_rev_8_21_14_0_20_42_23 includes the following:
- a CDS encoding bifunctional 3,4-dihydroxy-2-butanone-4-phosphate synthase/GTP cyclohydrolase II, which yields MKKETFTSVEQAIEDFRHGKMIILTDDENRENEGDLVMAAEFVTPEQINFMAKHGRGLICLTLTAEKAAELNLPLMVEENTALHHTNFTVSVDAKHGISTGISAADRSQTIQVAMRDNACPNDLVRPGHIFPLIAKKGGVLVRAGQTEGSVDLAQLAGLKPAGIICEIMNDDGSMARMPQLQVFAKEHQLHVVTIADLIRYCMHHERLVIQSVEAKLPIAVDEGFQIHSFKNTIDNKEHIALVKGNINPEEALLVRVHSECLTGDVFGSLRCDCGPQLQKSLQMISEAGKGVLLYIRQEGRGIGLHNKIRAYQLQDEGCDTVEANQRLGFQADQRDYGIGAQILVELGVKKMKLMTNNPRKLVGLEGYGLEIVERIPIEIEPVKYNKSYLEVKKKKMGHLLEKV from the coding sequence ATGAAGAAAGAAACGTTTACATCAGTTGAGCAAGCCATTGAAGATTTTCGTCACGGGAAAATGATAATTTTAACCGACGACGAAAACAGAGAAAATGAAGGCGATTTAGTCATGGCGGCAGAATTTGTAACGCCAGAACAAATTAACTTCATGGCGAAGCATGGCCGTGGACTTATTTGCCTTACCCTCACCGCGGAAAAAGCGGCAGAGCTTAATTTGCCGTTGATGGTTGAAGAAAACACAGCTCTCCACCACACCAACTTCACCGTTTCAGTTGATGCCAAGCATGGCATTAGCACTGGTATTTCGGCAGCTGATCGCTCGCAAACAATCCAAGTTGCTATGCGCGACAACGCTTGCCCCAACGATCTCGTGCGCCCTGGTCATATTTTTCCACTTATTGCCAAAAAAGGTGGTGTGCTTGTAAGGGCTGGGCAAACTGAAGGTTCGGTTGACTTAGCACAGCTTGCAGGTTTGAAGCCTGCTGGAATTATTTGTGAAATTATGAACGATGATGGCAGCATGGCGCGCATGCCCCAGCTGCAAGTCTTTGCAAAAGAACATCAGCTTCATGTTGTCACTATTGCAGATCTCATTCGCTATTGCATGCATCACGAGCGCTTGGTTATTCAATCGGTAGAAGCAAAACTTCCCATCGCTGTTGATGAAGGTTTTCAGATTCACAGCTTCAAAAATACGATCGATAACAAAGAACACATTGCTTTGGTAAAAGGAAATATAAATCCGGAAGAAGCTTTGCTGGTGCGTGTTCACTCCGAGTGTTTAACGGGAGACGTGTTCGGTTCACTGCGTTGTGACTGTGGCCCGCAACTTCAAAAATCGTTGCAGATGATTTCAGAAGCGGGAAAAGGTGTGCTGCTCTACATTAGACAAGAAGGCCGTGGGATTGGACTGCACAACAAAATCAGAGCCTATCAATTGCAAGACGAAGGTTGCGATACCGTTGAAGCAAACCAAAGACTTGGCTTCCAAGCTGACCAAAGAGATTATGGCATTGGAGCGCAAATTTTGGTGGAGCTTGGGGTGAAAAAAATGAAGCTCATGACCAACAACCCCAGAAAACTTGTAGGCCTTGAAGGTTATGGTTTAGAAATCGTAGAACGTATTCCCATTGAGATTGAACCTGTGAAGTATAATAAGAGTTACCTCGAAGTGAAAAAAAAGAAGATGGGACATCTTTTGGAAAAAGTGTAA
- the nusB gene encoding transcription antitermination factor NusB, with protein sequence MKYKNKTQARECALKLLYQQEIAAGSDAQSFNLFWEQYDGAALNDEVKHFAETLVEGVLAKGKEVDELITQYSKNWKLSRMTVIDKSVLRLAAYELLFIVDTPERVVLNEAIELAKKFGTEESHAFVNGVLDQLLQDAAVIKTRENLLEEKRG encoded by the coding sequence ATGAAGTATAAAAATAAAACACAAGCACGAGAGTGTGCGCTTAAATTGTTATACCAACAAGAAATTGCTGCAGGCAGTGATGCTCAAAGTTTTAATCTTTTTTGGGAACAATATGATGGCGCTGCACTTAATGACGAAGTAAAACACTTTGCAGAAACTTTGGTAGAAGGAGTTCTTGCCAAAGGCAAGGAAGTTGATGAGCTTATCACGCAGTATTCAAAAAACTGGAAGCTCAGTCGCATGACGGTAATCGACAAATCTGTTTTAAGACTTGCGGCCTATGAGTTGTTGTTCATTGTTGATACACCAGAACGAGTTGTTTTGAATGAAGCAATTGAACTTGCAAAAAAATTTGGAACAGAAGAGAGCCACGCATTTGTTAATGGCGTGCTTGATCAATTGTTGCAAGACGCCGCAGTGATAAAAACAAGGGAAAACTTATTGGAAGAAAAGAGGGGATAA
- a CDS encoding 6,7-dimethyl-8-ribityllumazine synthase, translating to MKKIEGKLNIENLNLGIIVSRFNEFITEKLLSGALDAVRRLGGNEENITVVKVPGAFEIPLVAKQMIRQNTFDGIVCLGAVIKGDTPHFDLVVNEATKGIAGLSLETGVPLAFGVLACNTLEQAIERAGSKMGNKGYDAMCTLLESIDVLNQLKKEQ from the coding sequence ATGAAAAAAATTGAAGGCAAATTAAACATTGAAAATCTAAACCTGGGAATTATTGTGAGCAGGTTTAACGAATTTATTACTGAAAAACTTTTGAGCGGAGCACTTGATGCTGTGCGAAGACTTGGTGGAAATGAAGAAAACATTACTGTTGTAAAAGTTCCTGGTGCTTTCGAAATTCCACTTGTTGCAAAACAGATGATTCGCCAAAATACTTTTGACGGTATTGTGTGTTTGGGCGCCGTAATCAAAGGTGACACTCCACATTTCGACCTCGTGGTAAATGAAGCTACAAAAGGCATTGCAGGCCTATCGCTTGAAACTGGAGTTCCTCTTGCGTTTGGAGTGCTGGCTTGTAATACCCTTGAGCAAGCCATTGAAAGAGCTGGTTCAAAAATGGGAAATAAAGGCTATGATGCCATGTGCACACTTTTGGAAAGCATAGATGTGTTGAATCAATTAAAAAAGGAACAGTGA